One part of the Algibacter sp. L1A34 genome encodes these proteins:
- a CDS encoding sialate O-acetylesterase: MDLYLCIGQSNMAGRATIEEQDKDSIQNVFLFTGKEDEPWEKAANPLNKYSTVRKGIKMQKLGLSYGFAKEMVNAMPNKKIGLIVNAKGGTSIEEWKPGDTLYNQAIKQVRKAMEYGVLKGVIWHQGETNAGRYDKYMPKIITLIESLRADLNTPNLPFVAGQLSPDKPKRNNFNIMILELTNTVGNTGVITTENTLTIDDTHFDSASQRLLGKRYAEEMLKLISNKIK, encoded by the coding sequence ATGGACCTTTATTTGTGCATTGGCCAGTCTAATATGGCTGGAAGAGCAACTATTGAGGAGCAAGATAAAGACAGTATCCAAAATGTGTTCTTGTTTACTGGAAAAGAAGATGAACCATGGGAAAAAGCGGCAAATCCTTTGAATAAATATTCTACAGTTAGGAAGGGGATTAAAATGCAAAAATTAGGACTGAGTTACGGTTTTGCAAAAGAAATGGTTAATGCCATGCCTAATAAGAAAATAGGCCTTATAGTAAATGCGAAAGGGGGCACTTCTATTGAGGAGTGGAAACCTGGAGATACGCTTTATAATCAAGCAATCAAACAGGTGAGAAAAGCAATGGAATACGGTGTTTTGAAAGGTGTTATCTGGCATCAAGGTGAAACAAATGCAGGAAGGTATGATAAATATATGCCAAAAATAATAACTTTAATTGAGTCTTTACGGGCAGATTTAAATACTCCTAACTTACCGTTTGTTGCAGGACAATTATCACCAGATAAGCCTAAGCGAAATAATTTTAATATCATGATTTTAGAGCTTACAAATACTGTTGGAAATACGGGAGTTATAACTACTGAAAATACATTAACTATTGATGATACTCATTTCGATAGTGCAAGTCAGCGACTTTTAGGTAAACGATATGCTGAGGAAATGTTAAAGCTAATTTCAAATAAAATAAAATAA
- a CDS encoding agarase — MKKIICIAVVLLFFGCKSATKQGINGSNQDYILVDSKVKIYNKDGTRSYKDYQPFKTRTLEFLSDFKASKTLAKLSKYGGDLEYQTNDITGFFHVKKIEDRWWGIDPLGYRYFNIALNSINTGKSKRTQAAFVKKFQTKEKWINETIEMLRENGFNCAGSWSDVEAIVAVNKTLKKPFPYTINWNFMSNYGRKRGGTHQQPGHTGYPNDAIFVFDPNFETFCDTHARQLLEYKDDPNLFGYFSDNEMPFKFKALDNYLKLPTDDYGYLAAKQWLEKQGISKEEITDEYRELFMAFVGDKYFSVVSKAIKKYDPNHMYIGARFYSEEKNHPAFMKVAGKYLDVISNNYYNHWTPDTEDLNNWATWSGKPFIVTEYYVKGEDSGMGNTSGAGWIVRTQKDRGLFYQNYNLTLLESKNCVGWHYFKYQDNDPTAKGVDPSNVDANKGIVSNEYEVWKPMMEKMKNLNINVYNLLDYFDIREK; from the coding sequence ATGAAAAAAATAATCTGTATTGCTGTAGTTCTGCTTTTTTTTGGATGTAAAAGTGCAACGAAGCAAGGTATAAATGGCTCAAATCAAGATTATATTTTGGTTGATTCGAAGGTGAAAATTTATAATAAAGATGGCACAAGAAGTTATAAAGATTATCAGCCTTTTAAAACACGAACTTTAGAATTTCTTTCAGACTTCAAAGCATCAAAAACTTTAGCTAAGCTTAGTAAATACGGTGGGGATTTAGAATACCAAACTAATGATATTACAGGTTTTTTTCATGTAAAAAAAATAGAAGACCGTTGGTGGGGTATTGATCCGCTAGGCTATAGATACTTCAATATAGCATTGAATAGTATCAATACAGGGAAATCAAAAAGAACTCAAGCGGCGTTTGTGAAAAAGTTTCAAACTAAAGAAAAATGGATTAATGAAACCATAGAAATGCTTCGAGAAAATGGTTTTAATTGTGCGGGATCATGGTCTGATGTTGAGGCAATTGTTGCCGTTAATAAAACACTCAAAAAACCATTTCCTTATACTATTAATTGGAATTTTATGAGTAATTATGGGCGTAAACGAGGAGGTACGCATCAACAACCTGGGCATACAGGTTATCCTAATGATGCTATTTTTGTGTTCGATCCTAATTTTGAAACATTTTGTGATACCCATGCTAGGCAATTATTAGAATATAAAGATGATCCAAATTTATTCGGATACTTTTCTGATAATGAAATGCCTTTCAAATTTAAGGCTTTAGATAATTATTTAAAATTACCAACAGATGATTATGGTTATTTAGCCGCAAAGCAATGGCTGGAGAAACAAGGGATAAGTAAAGAAGAAATTACCGATGAGTATCGCGAATTATTTATGGCTTTTGTTGGAGATAAGTATTTTTCTGTAGTTTCAAAAGCTATAAAGAAATACGATCCAAACCATATGTATATTGGAGCTCGTTTTTATAGTGAAGAAAAAAATCATCCTGCTTTTATGAAAGTCGCAGGTAAATATTTAGATGTTATTTCTAATAATTATTATAATCATTGGACACCTGATACTGAAGACTTGAATAATTGGGCAACTTGGTCGGGTAAACCTTTTATTGTAACTGAATATTATGTAAAAGGAGAAGATTCTGGTATGGGTAATACTAGTGGAGCAGGTTGGATAGTGAGAACGCAAAAAGATAGAGGTCTTTTTTATCAGAATTATAATTTAACCTTATTAGAATCGAAAAACTGTGTAGGTTGGCATTACTTTAAATATCAAGATAACGATCCTACGGCAAAAGGCGTAGATCCTTCAAATGTTGACGCTAATAAAGGTATTGTAAGTAACGAGTATGAAGTATGGAAACCTATGATGGAAAAAATGAAAAACCTAAATATTAACGTGTATAATTTACTTGATTATTTTGATATTAGAGAAAAATAA